A single genomic interval of Astyanax mexicanus isolate ESR-SI-001 chromosome 4, AstMex3_surface, whole genome shotgun sequence harbors:
- the si:ch211-10d23.5 gene encoding LOW QUALITY PROTEIN: uncharacterized protein si:ch211-10d23.5 (The sequence of the model RefSeq protein was modified relative to this genomic sequence to represent the inferred CDS: substituted 1 base at 1 genomic stop codon), which translates to MTERKFEFSCKEELLSCRGHDCPYCTKAVTRSDEHLLKRHLRFAIHYTEGDTNKFSIPCYCPDVKQSKRSHWHCTKCKKVIHRXDDFRTHLGKHGVELTQKPPDEKTSNLDTLHVSDSKGDTKLLCQKCGLLFTTSSNLRRHERQQHGSQEQPMLCIDQKNGIYVTPKNPHGARLPIHVCKCFESQTFLCELESCRDFMGIATRSGNPGKECHHLERTRNAQVYSPPPALRNDSLQEMVEKGLISKSRQEDCMSLKQKAFLAEVDCVFPVFWGDYGLSERYIYFSVYTGQKDNWCMFARTHVTFDTKSDKWHCQCRGTKNRLSCVHRYLSMWWIFQERPQLVQNATETNADEIEDIEELVLDKKMCFL; encoded by the exons ATGACAG AAAGAAAGTTTGAGTTTTCTTGTAAAGAAGAGCTTCTCAGTTGCAGAGGACATGACTGTCCATACTGTACAAAAGCAGTCACAAGATCAGATGAGCATTTATTGAAGCGTCATCTGAGATTTGCCATACATTACACTGAAGGTGACACTA acaaATTTTCAATTCCATGCTACTGCCCAGAtgtaaaacaaagtaaaaggaGCCATTGGCACTGTACAAAGTGCAAGAAAGTAATTCACAGATGAGATGACTTCAGGACACATCTGGGAAAACATG GTGTGGAGCTGACACAGAAACCCCCAG ATGAAAAAACAAGCAACTTGGATACACTACATGTTAGTGACTCAAAAGGAGACACCAAGTTATTGTGCCAAAAATGTGGGTTACTGTTTACCACCTCATCAAATCTAAGGAGGCATGAGAGGCAGCAACATGGCTCACAGGAACAACCCATGCTTTGCATAGATCAAAAGAATGGGATCTATGTAACACCAAAGAATCCTCATGGAGCAAGACTTCCAATCCATGTCTGTAAGTGTTTCGAATCACAGACCTTCCTTTGTGAACTGGAGTCATGCAGGGATTTCATGGGGATAGCTACCAGAAGCGGAAATCCTGGAAAAGAATGTCATCACCTTGAAAGAACCAGGAATGCACAGGTCTACAGTCCACCCCCAGCACTACGCAATGATTCACTACAAGAGATGGTTGAAAAAGGCCTTATTTCAAAGTCGAGGCAAGAGGACTGTATGTCTTTAAAACAGAAAGCATTTTTGGCTGAAGTAGACTGTGTCTTCCCTGTTTTTTGGGGAGATTATGGACTGTCTGAGAGGTATATCTACTTCTCTGTGTACACTGGTCAGAAGGACAACTGGTGTATGTTTGCAAGGACGCATGTCACTTTTGACACCAAGTCAGACAAATGGCATTGCCAATGCAGAGGCACAAAGAACAGACTGAGTTGTGTCCATAGATATTTATCTATGTGGTGGATCTTTCAAGAACGTCCACAGCTGGTGCAGAATGCTACAGAAACTAATGCAGACGAAATTGAAGATATCGAAGAACTCGTTTTGGATAAGAAAATGTGTTTCTTATAG
- the LOC125801132 gene encoding zinc finger protein 850-like: MEPSPDMEKHQHSVKSFTKQSDIKKHQRIHTGEKPYHCSDCGKSFNQQSKLKKHQRIHTGEKPYQCSDCGKSFTEQSKLKIHQRIHTGEKPHHCSDCGKSFNQQSNLKNHQRIHTGEKPYQCSECGKSFTEQSKLKIHQRIHTGEKPYQCSDCGKSFTEQSKLKIHQRIHTGEKPYQCSDCGKSFTEQSTLKLHQRIHTGEKPYHCSDCGKSFNQQGHLKNHQRIHTGEKPYQCSDCGKSFTEQSKLKIHQRIHTGEKPHHCSDCGKSFNQQSNLKKHQRIHTGEKPYYCSDCGKSFTEQSSLKIHQRIHTGEKPYYCFDCGKSFTQQSNLKIHQRIHTGEKPYHCSDCGKSFTKQSNLKNHQRNQTGEKPYYCFDCGKSFTEQSSLKIHQRIHTGEKPYHCSDCGKSFNHQSNLKIHQRIHTGEKPYYCSDCGKSFTLQSTLKKHQRIHTGEKPYHCSDCDKCFTSQSHLKLHQRIHTGEKPYHCSDCGKSFNQQGHLKNHQRIHAGEKPYHCSDCGKSFTLQSTLKKHQRIHTGEKPYYCFDCGKSFTEQSNLKLHQRIHTGEKPYYCFDCGKSFTQQSNLKLHQRIHTGEKPYHCSDCGKSFTLQSELILHQCIHKR, from the coding sequence atggagccaagtcccgacatggagaaacatcagcactctgtcaagagttttactaaacagagtgatatcaaaaaacaccagcgcattcacacaggagagaaaccgtatcactgctcagactgtggaaagagttttaatcaacagagtaaactcaaaaaacaccagcgcattcacacaggagagaaaccgtatcaatgctcagactgtggaaagagttttactgaacagagtaaactcaaaatacaccagcgcattcacacaggagagaaaccgcatcactgctcagactgtgggaagagttttaatcaacagagtaatctcaaaaatcaccagcgcattcacacaggagagaaaccgtatcaatgctcagagtgtggaaagagttttactgaacagagtaaactcaaaatacaccagcgcattcacacaggagagaaaccgtatcaatgctcagactgtggaaagagttttactgaacagagtaaactcaaaatacaccagcgcattcacacaggagagaaaccgtatcaatgctcagactgtggaaagagttttactgaacagagtactctcaaactgcaccagcgcattcacacaggagagaaaccgtatcactgctcagactgtgggaagagttttaatcaacagggtcatctcaaaaatcaccagcgcattcacacaggagagaaaccgtatcaatgctcagactgtggaaagagttttactgaacagagtaaactcaaaatacaccagcgcattcacacaggagagaaaccgcatcactgctcagactgtgggaagagttttaatcaacagagtaatctcaaaaaacaccagcgcattcacacaggagagaaaccttattactgctccgattgtgggaagagttttactgaacagagtagtctcaaaatacaccagcgcattcacacaggagagaaaccgtattactgtttcgactgtgggaagagttttactcaacagagtaatctcaaaatacaccagcgcattcacacaggagagaaaccgtatcactgctcagactgtggaaagagttttactaaacagagtaatctcaaaaatcaccagcgcaatcaaacaggagagaaaccgtattactgtttcgactgtgggaagagttttactgaacagagtagtctcaaaatacaccagcgcattcacacaggagagaaaccgtatcactgttcagactgtgggaagagttttaatcatcagagtaatctcaaaatacaccagcgcattcacacaggagagaaaccgtattactgctcagactgtggaaagagttttactttacagagtactctcaaaaaacaccagcgcattcacacaggagagaaaccgtatcactgctcagactgtgataagtgttttacttcacagagtcatctcaaacttcaccagcgcattcacacaggagagaaaccgtatcactgctcagactgtgggaagagttttaatcaacagggtcatctcaaaaatcaccagcgcattcacgcaggagagaaaccgtatcactgctcagactgtggaaagagttttactttacagagtactctcaaaaaacaccagcgcattcacacaggagagaaaccgtattactgtttcgactgtgggaagagttttactgaacagagtaatctcaaactgcatcagcgcattcacacaggagagaaaccgtattactgtttcgactgtgggaagagttttactcaacagagtaatctcaaactgcaccagcgcattcacacaggagagaaaccgtatcactgctcagactgtgggaagagttttactttacagagtgaacttatattacatcagtgcattcacaaaagatag